In the Parashewanella tropica genome, TCTTACAAGCTTTAGTGCTATTAGAGTTTAGGAATTGGATATCACCATCCACTGGAGCAAAGTCAGATACAAGAATGTCTTTCTTGGCTTTAATGAAAGTATAAAGAACTTCAGCATCAACATAGCCAGTGTTAACAGGAGTAAGTTTTGGATAACCATCACCACCAGCAGCATTATAGCTAGGAACAGTGAAGGTGTAGTTAGCATCTGCTGAATAACCTTTACCATTGATATCAGTAATGGTTACTTTTTTAGCCGAACAATCAACACTCATTTTAATGCCAGCCAATTGTGGGTATGCACCCGCGCCTTTTGCACCAATATCAACGGTAGCAACCACATTCAGATATTCTGTTACTTGTGCACCAGTCATAGTGCTCTTAGTAATAGTATTTCCAAAAGGTTGAACCGTTAATACATCTCTGTAAGTAATATCACCAGTTTCAATTGATTCACGTACACCACCAGAGTTCATAACTGCAAAGTCAGCATTAACTTTAGTACGCTGTGCTTCTGCGATTAACTGACCCATATTGGTTTGTTGAGTACGAACTACGCTGCGATCACCTTCTAACTTACCGTCAGTGTGACCTATAACTTCATTTAATTTATCTTGGCCTTTATCTTGATATTGTTTTAGCTCATCACGAAGTGCAACATCTGGGTAGATAGGATCAGCCACTAATACTCGATTACCGTTTGAATCTTTAACTTTTAAATTAATAGGCTCAAGCTTATAGCTAGCTAGATTTAGCTTGCCATCAAAGTATTCAAAGTCAGCACGTCCAACATACTTACCCCACTCATGCGCTTGCATGATATAAGTACCATTCTGTTGATCGGGTTTACACTCTGAACCTGGGATGTATTTTGCGACAGCCTTATTAACGCCTTCCATACAAACAGGATTTTGTGAATGACCACCAATAATACCGTGCAACAGTCCTTCTTCTAATGCACGAGCTAACGCAACATCACCTGGAGCATTGATACCATGTTTGCCGTCAGCAAAATGTCCCATGTGAGTTGTGGCAAAAATTAAGTCAGCTTTTTTGCCGTCTTTAATTTCTTTGATGACTTTCTTGATCTCTTCTTGCTCATCAGTGAACACTATGTCTTTGATGTATTCAGGGTTACCTAGTGTCTTAGTATCTTTAGTCGTTAAGCCGATTACAGCAACTTTAACGCCTTTCATTTCAAACACTTTATACGCATCAAACATGCGCTCAAGCTTGCCATCTACCTTGTGATAAATGTTGGCAGCAAGCATTGGGAAGTCAGCCCACTTACGTTGTTTCTCTAAAACATCTAGAGGATTATCGAATTCATGGTTGCCCACTGCCATTGCATCATATTGAATACGATTCATGCCTATGAAATCAGGTTCTGCATCTTGTAAATCTGACTCAGGAACACCTGTATTGATATCACCACCAGACAACAATAGTGTCTCACCGCCATCAGATCTTACTTCTGCACGAATTTCATCAACTTTAGTTTTACGAGCAGCCATACCATACTCGCCGTATTTGTTTTCCCAAAAGCGGCCATGATTATCATTGGTATGTAGAATAGTAAATTTAACGCACTGATCACCAGCATCGGCACAGGTTCTAGGCTCATTCTTAGAATTTGAATCATTACAACCCGTTAATGCGGCTAGAACAGCTGTAGCTACCAACCCTTTAATTAAATTAGTTTTCATCGTTATCAACCCCATATTTTCGTTTTTTGGCTTTTACCAAATTTTTATAAGAATTTACGCTTGATTAACGCAATTCATTAGAACGGGATACTAACAAACACGAAAACTACTAAGTGATAACAAAAGTTCAAATATGTGAGCTAAGCCATTATTTTTTCACTGTTTTTTTAACAGCATATTTTCTAAAAATAAATATGATATGAAAACTTGGTTATCAATATGAAAATAAAAAAAGCACTTAGAGTAACAGCGGTCTCTAAGTGCTTAATAGCTGAAGAAATTTGGAAGTTGTTCGTAAAACAGCAATTGTTTCAACAAAAGAACGAATAAAAAACAATCTTAGTCATAAAGACGTTGTTTAATCCAATCTCCTATGATCATGAGTTGCTCAGGTAATACACTATGTGGCATCATAAATGTCTGCCATTGTGATGAATATCCAGCCGCCGTTAAGGCTTTATAAGCCATTTCACCAGCACCTATAGGAACCACAGGATCTTGCTCTCCATGATGTTGCAACATTGGTGTCGACTTATTGGCTTCACTTACACCTTCAGGCAAAGCATCACCATTTGGTAAATAGCAAGACAACGCCATAATCCCTGCCAGAGGTTTTGGATAACGTAATCCAGTAAACAGGCTCATTACACCACCTTGGCTAAACCCAGCTAAGATGATCTTGTTTGACTCAATCCCTTCATCCAATTGAGATTGGATAAACTGATGTACTCGTTGCTCTGATTCTTTCACGCCTTCAATGTCAGCACGATCGAGTAAATCCATACTTTTGATGTCATACCAAGAGCGCATGACAAAACCACCATTGATAGTAACGGCTTGTTCTGGTGCATGAGGAAAAATAAAGCGAATAGAGTGATTTTCAGATAGCCCAAGCATAGGTACTACAGGCGCAAAACCTGCGCCTGAATCTCCAAGACCATGTAACCAAATAACCGTTGCTGTAGCAGGTGTTTTAGGCTCGATCACAATAGCTTGTTTTGGATCAAATGACATTTTACAACCTTATTTTTTATTTTCTAATGAGCGCATATCCATAATCGGCATTGCGCCATTGCCTAACATCGTAGCAGGAAGTTTACCATCCCAAGCCTGTGCTTCGGTTAATTTCACAATTAAAGGGTTATTTTTTAGCGCTTCAGCTTTAGCTTTAATCGCTTTGGCTTCCGCTCGACCTTTTAATTCAATCGCTTTAGCTTCAGCTTCTGCTACTTTGATAATACCTTTAGCTTTTGCATCTGCTGTATTCACTGCACGTAGGGCCTCTAATCGTTGTCTTTCTAATTTATGCTCTTCTGCAGCAGCTAAGTTCTTTTCTGTTTGTTTAATTTCAATCGAATTAATGTATTTCTGCGGTAACACGATGTTTTCGATCTGTATGTTATCGACTATCACTGGGAAAGCTGCCATTTCCTCTGATAAACGACGCTCGATACCTTGAATGGCTGAAGCTCGATCTTGGATCAGTTGTTCTGCTTCAAACTGAGGAATGGTATCTTTTGTGGCACTACGAAAACGAGGATCAAGTATACGCTGCTCAAATTGAGTTAACCCACCGTATTTTTTATACAGATCTAACGCAGCTTCTTTATTGACTGTCCAGTTAACACTTACTTCAACGGTAACAGGCATCTGCTCCTTAGTGCTCGATGCCATTTTTTCAGAGTTTTTACGTGTTCGAACTTCAATTGTTTCAACTGTCTCAATGAAAGGAATTTTGAAATGTAAACCCGGAGTTTCTTGGTGTTTCGCTTCACCAAAACGCTTAACAACTTTTCCTATGTTCCACTTTTTCTACAGAAAGTTGTCAAATAAGTCAAAAGAAATCTTACTATTGATTGATACTGTGGAGAGTGCCGAGCTGCCGGGTGGGTGTGTTTAACAGGGTGGGCGACAATGTGGACGGGCGCTGTTTACCGTCCATGTTTCGTCCATGCTGTTATGCACATGGTCGTCCACTCCAGTAAACTACTTTTCTCTTGTTCTGGTCTAATGGTAAAGTTTCATTTTCTTGTGATCATTCACTATTTACCCAGCTCCTAGATTATAAACGCTTAACCTACTCCCTTTAAAAAGTCACAATATCGTTAGAAAATAAGTTCACTAAATTTCTAGTGCTTTGGAAGCTATTTTTGCTTTTTTTCCCGTTTTTTTATTAGGCATTAAAGATTCTAAATATTTGAAGAAGTCTATATTATCCAATAAGCCTAGATATAAAGCAGTTTGCCAATCTCTTACGCTATTTTCATCTACAAATTTTTCTTCTTTTCTCGATTGTAATACCATCCGTAAATTGAATTTTTTTGCTTCACAACTATTTATTAAATCAATTACTGTTTCCTTACAGTACAGCTCAATCCTACTTTTAACTTTTAGAGTTTTAATATGACTTACCAATCTGTTTTCATCATCCTCTTCAATATTGGAATTAACACAAAAAATAACTTCAAAGTCATATTTATTAGTTGATTTTACAAAAGTAACATTAATTTTCAAACTAACTTTCTCTAGTAAATCGGAATATATTGGACTAATAAAAAGACATTGCTTATTAGCATCATCAAAATATTTTTCGCCTTTTATCGGAGCACATCCTCTGCATTGTGGAACTAAATTATTAGGTAAAATAGAGTATTCTGGCCATGTTGACTTCGGAATAAAATGGTCAAGTGTTAACGGCCTCAATGGCATGCCGCAATACGGACAGTCTTTTAACTCATGCTTATTTCTTCTTTTAATTATTTCTTCATTAAGTTTTTTAGGCGCATGCTCATAAAAATCAATTAATAATTCCTTATCTTCATCGCAAGGAAAAACGGTATCTGCCGGACATTCTTCAAACTTGGTAATTTCAGAATCATATCCTTTATACCTTTTTGTGATATCAGGTTTAATGAATTTTAACGAAGATACTTCTTTTTTTCTGCTCGATATAGCAAGCTCTAGCCAACCTAAATCATCAGGGTGCTTTAATGCTTTTAAATATTTCATTATTCTTTAGTCAACTCGATCTTTTCTTCATTGTCTTCAGTAGCTTTCGAGGCTAAGTAGATCAGAGCAGAATCGCCAAGATCTCCTCCGTGCTTTTGTATCACTTTTTCTATACTTTTTGTTGACTTAACTAATTTATCTAAATCATCTTCGAATGGCTTATCGGTAATAGAATCATCAAATACTTCTTTGGAAATTTTTTCTAAAGAAGCACCATAAGTTTCAAAGCTAGGTGGAGAAACAATTGTTTTACCATTAGTTTTTCTTAATATTCTAATACTGTTTTTTTCAATTTCTCTAGCTAAAACTGAAGAGTGGCTTGCAATAAGAGCATACGATGAGGTTTCTTTTAATAAGCGTCTTAACATTTCTATAAGCCCAATTTCCATACTAGGATGTAAATATAACTCAGGCTCATCTAATATTATTAAACTTTCCTCTTTTATTTCGGAGACAATTGAAGGGATCATATACGAGTATATCAGTTGACCGGAACTGAGTTCAACTTGCTCGCCTCTCAAGTAAAACCTTATACCTTTGACATAATTTATAGGGTGTTTAAAATTCTTTGGGTTAATTTTTGAATCAGCGTTGAGAGTAATCTCACTTTCATTCTTACTTATAAGCCTGATTTCATCGAAATCAATCGAAAGCTTGAGGGTACTAAATAGTGTTTTTAGTCGATTATTAGTATCCCACCAGTTGTTTTCATTATCATACGAAAGAATATTTTCAATTGATTTAGCGGATAGCTCATTAGGCAAATTTAAATCAAAGCTTCCACCTTCATTTCTGAAGCCGATATAGGCGTACTCATTAATCGCAAGCAATTTTCTTTTCTTACTTTTATCATTCTTTTTAGTTTTCTTTTTGCGCTTTTTATCAAGCAGCTCTAGAATTTGAGTTTTTGTGTAAAAATTTTCGAATGGAGAGAAAGCTATAACGAGTAATTTATGAAAAAATGGCCACTTACTAGGTTCATTACCAAAGCCAGAGATTATCTCTGTTATATGCCTTAATATATGCGTTTTACCCACTCCATTTTTACCTATTAACAAGTTAATACGAGATTCACCTATTTTCCGTTTTGCATCAAATGAAAAATCAACAGGCTCAAATGTTTCGGGCAAAGAATCTATTTCAATAGAGAAATTATGCTCTGGCTCATAACGACCTCTAGCTATAGCATACCCTTTCTTGTAGATTGCAAGTTTTGCAGAACTATCTCTCATAATGGTGAAAGAGAAACCTTCCCATTGAGAAATTTCTTCATAATTGGATGAGTTAAAACTTAAATCACAAAGTACGGATAAATAATCATCTACTGACTCTTCTGAGTCAAAATATGCTTGGATTTTTCGGTAGTAATCTAAATCCGTACCTAATGATACGAACCTTTCAGGCTCTAGAATATCTGTAATTTCTATTAACGATTTACTGTCGGTTTTTGTTCCATTTTCCTCAAAATATTTTGACGTATCATCATGGTCTTTTGTTAAGAGCTTGATACGGCCAAGAGTGATGTGTGACTCTTGATTTTCTCTCACGGCATAAATATCGAAGGTTACAGTGTAACCAAAGTCATCCCAAGGAGATGAATAGTAGGTACCTACATTATCTAATCTTAAAAAGATGCCTGTAATATCTTCATAAATAGGGCTTGTTGAATAATAAACTTTCATATTTACCTTTGGCTATTCGCCAACTGCTTGTGCTTCCAAACGTTTAATACGGTTTCTCAAATCCATTGCCACACTATCATCAAATAAACCAAATACACCTTCAAAATGGATATCCGAAAATGGGGGTTTTGCCAACATCGCAGGACTCATTACGCCGTTCTGAGTTAAAAAATCGATGATGGTATTTACAAAGCGAATTTGCTGGCTGTTAAATCTAGCTTCGTCTAAATAGTCGGCAAAGGCTTCTTTAGCAGCACCTCGGTCTAAACCAACTAACTCACGTATAAATACGCCGAGAGACTTGTCAGGATGGATGGTTGATTGATACGTTTCCATATCAGCGATACCGCTTGCCTCAAATAGTTTATTATCTAACTCTTCCAAATCTAACTTAGTGATTGGTTGATTACGTTTAATACGCTGAATGGTTAAATTGTGTTGATTTTCTCTTATGTAAGACTCAACTTTCTTGCGATATAACTCTAAACCATCATCTTGCCCAAACTCATATACGCCTTCGTTTTCAATCACATCGACCACTTCATCTTGGAAGTTGGTGTAAACAACACCGGTGCTTTCTTTTTCAATAAAGCGCATTAATAAACGAAGCTTACGGCGAGTTTGCTCTAATTCTTCGAGTGTTAAATCAGTCCAGAAATTTGCTGACTGAATATACTGTAGCCACTCTAGTTGTTCACCGACAGCTGGTACACTTGCTTTACTCTCAAGCTTCGCCGCTATTTGATTGAGTTTATCTCGATAGAAGTCAGTGATACCTGTTTTCTCGGTTAACGCTAGCTGCATAGTTAAAATCATGTGATCAAAACGCAGCGCTAACTCTTCTTCTTTTTCATTAGGCTCTAAAGGTTCTGCCTCTGTAGGTAAAGCTGCGACTTGTTTTTCAAGTTCAGCTAAATGTTCGGTAGTTAAGTTAAGCCACTTATCAACTTGCTGGTATTTTTCGATAACTTGTCGATTTGGACGAACAATAAAGTTGTCCAAGTTCATTCCAGCGACACGATTATGCAGTGTTTTTATCAAGTAGCGCTGATATTGGGCGCCGTAAGTACCGAATTGCTCGTTATCAATTAACTGCTGTGATAGTGTTAATCGCTTTTCAAATATCGCTTGAGACAGCGATTTAGCCCCATTGTCTTTGGCTCCATCAGGATTCATTTCGAAGTATTCAAAGTTCTTACAGCAATCAAATACTTTAAAGAACAGCTTATTATCTTCAGGACCAAAAAGATCTTCACATAAACGAGTACCACGGCCCAGCATTTGAAGAAACTTAACTTTTGATTTAATTACTTTGAAGAACATCAAATTAACTACTTCAGGAACATCAATACCGGTATCGAGCATATCTACCGACACAGCGATAGTAAGTGGAATATTTGGATCTGAAGGTTTTTTTTCGCCTTTAAACTCTTCAATTAGCGAGTCAGCATATGTTTCTTTATAAGTGATCACTCGGGCAAACTTGCCTTTGTACTTTCGATAATTGGCATCAAAACGTTCAACGATAAAGTCAGCATGATCATTGTTGGCCGCAAAAATAATGGTTTTACCTAATCTATCGCCACCGGCTACCTTAACTCCTCGCTCCATCAGCACTTCTAACGCTTTATCTACCGTATCTTTGTTAAACAAAAATTTATTTACTTCTGATGGCAAAACTTCGTCTTTGCCTTCAAGTTGTTCTTTGCTTTCCCACTCTTCTTTTTCAGCATCAGAGAGCTCAGCGTACTTAATACCCTTGCGAACAAAACCTAAATCAACTTTCACATCTTTTGGTGGTACTAGGAACTTGTCGTCAATAGCTTCTTTTAATTCGTATGCGTAGGTAGGGTTGCCCTCTGGTTGTTCAAAAATATCAAAGGTATTTTTGTCAATATCACGTTTAGGCGTTGCGGTTAACCCAAGCAACAAGGCATCAAAATAATCAAATATGTAGCGATACTTTTTATAAACACTACGGTGCGCTTCATCAACTATCACCAAATCAAAATGACCAACACCAAATAAACGACTATCAGGCGCAGCACTCAAGAGATTCATCATGGTTGGGTAAGTAGACAGATACAGCCTACCTTTTAATGCACTTGTGCCACTCGATAATATTTCTGGTGATGATTTAGGTAGTAACTTAGAAAATTCTTTTTTAGCCTGGTTTACTAACGCATTACGATCGGCCAAAAACAAAATGTTCTTAACCCAACCAGCACGCATTAAAATATCAACAAGGGCAATCGTAGTCCGGGTTTTACCAGTACCTGTAGCCATGACTAATAGCGATTTACGCTGTTTTCCATCGTCAAATTGCTCACATACCGATTTAATCGCTAAGCGCTGATAAGGCCGAC is a window encoding:
- the ushA gene encoding bifunctional UDP-sugar hydrolase/5'-nucleotidase UshA gives rise to the protein MKTNLIKGLVATAVLAALTGCNDSNSKNEPRTCADAGDQCVKFTILHTNDNHGRFWENKYGEYGMAARKTKVDEIRAEVRSDGGETLLLSGGDINTGVPESDLQDAEPDFIGMNRIQYDAMAVGNHEFDNPLDVLEKQRKWADFPMLAANIYHKVDGKLERMFDAYKVFEMKGVKVAVIGLTTKDTKTLGNPEYIKDIVFTDEQEEIKKVIKEIKDGKKADLIFATTHMGHFADGKHGINAPGDVALARALEEGLLHGIIGGHSQNPVCMEGVNKAVAKYIPGSECKPDQQNGTYIMQAHEWGKYVGRADFEYFDGKLNLASYKLEPINLKVKDSNGNRVLVADPIYPDVALRDELKQYQDKGQDKLNEVIGHTDGKLEGDRSVVRTQQTNMGQLIAEAQRTKVNADFAVMNSGGVRESIETGDITYRDVLTVQPFGNTITKSTMTGAQVTEYLNVVATVDIGAKGAGAYPQLAGIKMSVDCSAKKVTITDINGKGYSADANYTFTVPSYNAAGGDGYPKLTPVNTGYVDAEVLYTFIKAKKDILVSDFAPVDGDIQFLNSNSTKACKK
- a CDS encoding alpha/beta hydrolase, giving the protein MSFDPKQAIVIEPKTPATATVIWLHGLGDSGAGFAPVVPMLGLSENHSIRFIFPHAPEQAVTINGGFVMRSWYDIKSMDLLDRADIEGVKESEQRVHQFIQSQLDEGIESNKIILAGFSQGGVMSLFTGLRYPKPLAGIMALSCYLPNGDALPEGVSEANKSTPMLQHHGEQDPVVPIGAGEMAYKALTAAGYSSQWQTFMMPHSVLPEQLMIIGDWIKQRLYD
- a CDS encoding HNH endonuclease, with product MKYLKALKHPDDLGWLELAISSRKKEVSSLKFIKPDITKRYKGYDSEITKFEECPADTVFPCDEDKELLIDFYEHAPKKLNEEIIKRRNKHELKDCPYCGMPLRPLTLDHFIPKSTWPEYSILPNNLVPQCRGCAPIKGEKYFDDANKQCLFISPIYSDLLEKVSLKINVTFVKSTNKYDFEVIFCVNSNIEEDDENRLVSHIKTLKVKSRIELYCKETVIDLINSCEAKKFNLRMVLQSRKEEKFVDENSVRDWQTALYLGLLDNIDFFKYLESLMPNKKTGKKAKIASKALEI
- a CDS encoding AAA family ATPase, which codes for MKVYYSTSPIYEDITGIFLRLDNVGTYYSSPWDDFGYTVTFDIYAVRENQESHITLGRIKLLTKDHDDTSKYFEENGTKTDSKSLIEITDILEPERFVSLGTDLDYYRKIQAYFDSEESVDDYLSVLCDLSFNSSNYEEISQWEGFSFTIMRDSSAKLAIYKKGYAIARGRYEPEHNFSIEIDSLPETFEPVDFSFDAKRKIGESRINLLIGKNGVGKTHILRHITEIISGFGNEPSKWPFFHKLLVIAFSPFENFYTKTQILELLDKKRKKKTKKNDKSKKRKLLAINEYAYIGFRNEGGSFDLNLPNELSAKSIENILSYDNENNWWDTNNRLKTLFSTLKLSIDFDEIRLISKNESEITLNADSKINPKNFKHPINYVKGIRFYLRGEQVELSSGQLIYSYMIPSIVSEIKEESLIILDEPELYLHPSMEIGLIEMLRRLLKETSSYALIASHSSVLAREIEKNSIRILRKTNGKTIVSPPSFETYGASLEKISKEVFDDSITDKPFEDDLDKLVKSTKSIEKVIQKHGGDLGDSALIYLASKATEDNEEKIELTKE
- a CDS encoding DEAD/DEAH box helicase family protein; translation: MSNFNFLTEWPKLQEHAKQAEAAVNSDPRSSCFYSRYTLERLVQWMYEFDNWLEKPKYDTTLNTLINQREFKNSLGSNIFPKIKAVQKAGNNAVHSERKVSPTESTQSLKELHHILYWFYRTYTATKPATNQIFDLANLPKTIQIDANLVLSSAKKLKELQKQLSERDDKHQEKLDKEREQNQDLKNQLKALQQQLSEQKAQNAKAAESEKDPHDYNEAETRTFIIDQYLKEMGWNLDAANVKEFPVSGMPISKQNPKGNGFVDYVLWGKDGKPLAVVEAKRTTINAKEGKRQAELYADCLENAPQFGGQRPLIYYTNGYDIYFWDDENYAERSVQGFLNQDEMQRLIDRRTLAKALNTVELDTNIAGKGRPYQRLAIKSVCEQFDDGKQRKSLLVMATGTGKTRTTIALVDILMRAGWVKNILFLADRNALVNQAKKEFSKLLPKSSPEILSSGTSALKGRLYLSTYPTMMNLLSAAPDSRLFGVGHFDLVIVDEAHRSVYKKYRYIFDYFDALLLGLTATPKRDIDKNTFDIFEQPEGNPTYAYELKEAIDDKFLVPPKDVKVDLGFVRKGIKYAELSDAEKEEWESKEQLEGKDEVLPSEVNKFLFNKDTVDKALEVLMERGVKVAGGDRLGKTIIFAANNDHADFIVERFDANYRKYKGKFARVITYKETYADSLIEEFKGEKKPSDPNIPLTIAVSVDMLDTGIDVPEVVNLMFFKVIKSKVKFLQMLGRGTRLCEDLFGPEDNKLFFKVFDCCKNFEYFEMNPDGAKDNGAKSLSQAIFEKRLTLSQQLIDNEQFGTYGAQYQRYLIKTLHNRVAGMNLDNFIVRPNRQVIEKYQQVDKWLNLTTEHLAELEKQVAALPTEAEPLEPNEKEEELALRFDHMILTMQLALTEKTGITDFYRDKLNQIAAKLESKASVPAVGEQLEWLQYIQSANFWTDLTLEELEQTRRKLRLLMRFIEKESTGVVYTNFQDEVVDVIENEGVYEFGQDDGLELYRKKVESYIRENQHNLTIQRIKRNQPITKLDLEELDNKLFEASGIADMETYQSTIHPDKSLGVFIRELVGLDRGAAKEAFADYLDEARFNSQQIRFVNTIIDFLTQNGVMSPAMLAKPPFSDIHFEGVFGLFDDSVAMDLRNRIKRLEAQAVGE